tgatctattataaatactcggggtagtttgatctctactgtttgaggccgagtattgcgaaccaagacatatcgggccaaatacgaagggttagacatggtatgcagactgcagtgcgtgtggagaggaagaagaaactgccgaacatttgataatgttctgtaaagggcttcaccctatagttcaggatgatggcgcagggtttttcaaagcactggggtttagggacagggagggtaaATTAGACATTAAGCAGGTAGACTTGACTAgatggaggttatctgattggtggctaaagtcaaggcacgagtgaaaattaaacccttcactgcaaagtacgaatcctcaacctcactatttaaaggaaaaaaaaaaaagataaatctaatggttagttcactaagtattacggctaggtggcgttatccgccgcccgatctaaagggtacagccacattcatccatccatccatcagaaACGAAACGCAGAGGCTGAAAAAACCCACGTGCACGTAGGGCCGAGTCTTGTTTGGTCGGTTAGAGTGGTAGGTGTCTTTCCAagaaactggtaggtgttctgtggtgttcTGTGGTATTACAGGTCTGTGTGAACGCAGGGATAACATCTCTATTCTCATCGTTTGTGTGCTCGTGGTTTGCACCTTGCTTTTCACAGCGATCGCTTGCCGCTAGCGGCGGGCGACTTGCCGTGTGCTACTGCCGTTCGTAGGTCAAGAACTACAAGAAACGTTCCGAAAATGCCAAAGGCACCGAAAGCGCGGAAGAAGATTCTTCTGGCCGCACCGGTTTCGACGCGATGGCCTACGATTGACGGCGAGTGTCGTGCTCGGCTGTTGGAACGCTTTCGGAGCATGACTGCGCCCTCGGATCCCTCGAAGCTGTCTTACCTCGTGCTGGGGTTTAACGGTGCTGCTCGAGCTTTGGAACAGGATCAGCTGTCGGCGCTGCTACTTAACTCCTCTGCGGATCCCCCGAGGCTATTGCACGGGCTTATCAAGTTGGCGCGAAACAAAAACACCCCCGTAATCTGTGCCAGTGAGTTGCACGAGTGGGTGCCCAGTGTACGTTCTTTGCTGGCGTTGGGCCTGCGGCGTGCGGCGCCCGCTACCAAGTCAGTCGACGATTTTCTGAAAGCGGTGCGGCTAAATGCCGGTGCTTACACCGATAGGGCATCTGGAAATGACAACACTGTGGCATCGAAGAATGAAAATGAAAGCGCTGATAATCCATCCGTTGAGGTAATAACCGCAGACCCCATTTCTAGGGTTACCGAGGAGTCTGTTACTGTGGATGGAAAAACGAGCGAAGCCAAGACAGCTCGTGCGCCGTTCTCCGAAGGAGCTGCCTTTACGAAAACCAAGGACACATCTGAAGCGCAGTTGGGA
Above is a window of Rhipicephalus microplus isolate Deutch F79 chromosome 1, USDA_Rmic, whole genome shotgun sequence DNA encoding:
- the LOC119159661 gene encoding uncharacterized protein LOC119159661; amino-acid sequence: MPKAPKARKKILLAAPVSTRWPTIDGECRARLLERFRSMTAPSDPSKLSYLVLGFNGAARALEQDQLSALLLNSSADPPRLLHGLIKLARNKNTPVICASELHEWVPSVRSLLALGLRRAAPATKSVDDFLKAVRLNAGAYTDRASGNDNTVASKNENESADNPSVEVITADPISRVTEESVTVDGKTSEAKTARAPFSEGAAFTKTKDTSEAQLGMLNSVKCPTEGRAASLVGVDIELPEEDGLGFPDYDCDSVVEVVESSSCAPHKTKAVAVPRTVQASCLVKANIKQVLPKGKTKTKKKRGIIKAIK